A genome region from Schaalia sp. 19OD2882 includes the following:
- a CDS encoding SdrD B-like domain-containing protein — translation MHRAFACDSTLRMRIVALIGLALVAVLTGVASLAPAFAEVNSKVVVANVKPAAAGDADATKQIFVWDAAQLTFDWDATEAAAVAGDSFRVVFAPHFRAVNREKLPMEVNTAGGQVSVGQCAVSWEDVSCTFDEGLTKAVETGAKATLKGSIFVKVEAVKPTEGPTAPMVVNGESTEVPLPSGKPIVPSPYYQWGFGTDLLTITRVGQTNNVWAVALPTDLLAQKVEGFTTDGSVSTLRVHAQLGEGQVFDLSDPTMLRLNTWQTAAPGVPPRTRLMNLSGYRHQYAKDWTFAAQVNPDGSLDVEATGAFPPSTNLTLQLPITFVGGAQAGLKYTNTVSIEGSSLKTTATEWYTGAAEATPQMAPGQGTFKVRTFITGNGAYLVPNAHPFDVDVTMVLPRRADSYTPAWVAPKGFTIGEDAVTVTGSMRVLLGSDVLVDPLVTVPAGTRVTLTDKVRPSSTPAGVAWEAPSMSVATTDAGKFQDTWTFVVADRKVTQVHLTTSASKLALVSVGDRVWEDLDRDGIQADAELEPGIANVRLTVSRSDGLAVMSSDGTERTDPTTTTDAQGVYRFTDLPVLPAGVSYVVSVDAASLPAHYEPTPQDRAGADRGKDSDAVAGRARAVPLTSDGDADMSLDFGYVRNEARIEVETRVGERPDPVARAAVDEAADPDASSSPQSGSGAEGPYIVQGSEGVTLNVIVTNAGTVDLHGLQLTSETLAGEPLGNLSCVVDGVSVPAGKLDPAWVLRPQARVACSAALPRITAPHSDRVTVRAVPAGGGEALTASSLWHARPAPSVAVGGLVWNDLDRDGIQDEGEPGIKGVGVALTGPQGGPVTDVFGHEVADAVTVDNGTYVFDKLPALSAGQTYTVTVATPQGMEPTIAGAGDADKDSSTGSATSRSLSEDGARDMSLGFGFVAPAAPSPSPAPAPAPAPSPSPAPSPNPAPAPKTDQPAQGQVQPAPERAQGQKASKLPVTGSASAVVLAAAVMAALAGGLVLLMRRRMR, via the coding sequence ATGCACAGGGCGTTTGCCTGCGACTCGACACTGCGCATGCGAATCGTCGCGCTCATCGGACTCGCCCTCGTGGCCGTCCTCACGGGTGTCGCCTCCCTTGCTCCCGCCTTCGCCGAAGTGAACTCCAAGGTGGTCGTGGCCAATGTGAAGCCGGCCGCTGCTGGGGACGCGGACGCCACCAAGCAGATCTTCGTGTGGGATGCGGCGCAGCTCACCTTCGACTGGGACGCCACCGAAGCCGCCGCTGTCGCAGGAGACTCGTTCCGGGTCGTCTTCGCTCCCCACTTCCGTGCGGTCAACCGCGAGAAGCTGCCAATGGAGGTCAACACCGCCGGTGGCCAGGTGTCAGTCGGTCAGTGCGCCGTGTCCTGGGAGGATGTCTCCTGCACCTTCGACGAGGGTCTGACCAAGGCTGTGGAGACGGGGGCCAAGGCGACCCTGAAAGGATCGATCTTCGTCAAGGTCGAGGCCGTGAAACCCACGGAGGGTCCCACGGCGCCGATGGTTGTCAACGGGGAGAGCACGGAGGTTCCCCTGCCCAGCGGAAAGCCGATCGTCCCGTCTCCCTACTACCAGTGGGGATTCGGTACGGACCTGCTCACCATCACGCGGGTGGGTCAGACGAACAACGTGTGGGCCGTCGCTCTGCCCACTGACCTTCTGGCCCAGAAGGTCGAAGGATTCACCACAGATGGTTCCGTGTCCACTCTGCGTGTCCATGCGCAACTGGGCGAGGGTCAGGTCTTCGACCTGTCGGATCCGACAATGCTGCGCCTGAACACCTGGCAGACGGCCGCACCCGGGGTTCCGCCCCGTACCCGCCTCATGAACCTGTCGGGCTACCGCCACCAGTATGCGAAGGACTGGACCTTCGCCGCCCAGGTCAACCCGGACGGATCCCTGGACGTCGAGGCCACCGGTGCCTTCCCCCCGTCGACGAACCTCACTTTGCAGCTGCCGATCACCTTCGTCGGTGGCGCCCAGGCGGGTTTGAAGTACACGAACACCGTCTCGATCGAAGGGTCCTCACTCAAGACCACTGCAACCGAGTGGTACACGGGCGCTGCTGAGGCCACCCCGCAGATGGCCCCCGGCCAAGGCACCTTCAAGGTGCGCACCTTCATCACCGGCAACGGCGCCTACCTGGTGCCCAACGCCCACCCCTTCGACGTGGACGTCACCATGGTTCTGCCGCGTCGTGCAGACTCCTACACGCCGGCGTGGGTCGCCCCCAAGGGCTTCACCATCGGCGAGGACGCAGTGACGGTCACCGGAAGCATGCGAGTTCTGCTGGGAAGCGACGTCCTTGTCGACCCGCTGGTCACCGTGCCGGCAGGTACCCGCGTGACTCTGACCGACAAGGTGCGCCCCTCCTCGACTCCCGCCGGGGTCGCGTGGGAGGCCCCGAGCATGTCGGTGGCCACCACCGACGCCGGCAAGTTCCAGGACACGTGGACCTTCGTCGTCGCGGACCGGAAGGTCACCCAGGTGCATCTGACCACCTCGGCCTCCAAGCTGGCCCTGGTCAGCGTCGGTGATCGCGTCTGGGAGGACCTCGACCGCGACGGCATCCAGGCCGATGCCGAGCTGGAGCCGGGCATCGCGAATGTCCGACTGACCGTCTCGCGATCCGACGGCCTTGCGGTCATGAGTTCGGACGGGACCGAGCGCACGGATCCGACCACGACCACGGATGCTCAAGGCGTCTATCGTTTCACCGACCTGCCGGTCCTTCCGGCGGGCGTGAGCTATGTGGTGTCGGTGGACGCGGCCTCCCTGCCCGCCCACTACGAGCCGACTCCGCAGGATCGTGCCGGAGCCGACCGCGGCAAGGACTCCGACGCCGTCGCAGGCCGGGCGCGTGCGGTGCCCCTGACCTCGGACGGGGACGCCGACATGAGTCTGGACTTCGGCTATGTGCGCAATGAGGCACGGATCGAGGTCGAAACCCGTGTCGGCGAGCGTCCGGACCCGGTCGCCAGGGCCGCCGTGGACGAGGCCGCCGACCCGGACGCATCATCGAGTCCTCAAAGTGGCAGTGGCGCCGAGGGGCCCTACATCGTCCAGGGGTCCGAAGGTGTCACGCTCAATGTCATCGTCACCAATGCCGGCACCGTGGATCTGCATGGTCTGCAGCTGACCAGCGAGACCTTGGCGGGGGAGCCCTTGGGCAACCTCTCATGCGTGGTCGACGGGGTCTCCGTCCCCGCGGGCAAGCTGGACCCCGCGTGGGTGCTTCGCCCGCAGGCCCGTGTGGCCTGCTCTGCGGCGCTTCCGCGCATCACCGCGCCCCACTCCGACAGGGTCACCGTCCGAGCCGTGCCCGCCGGCGGTGGCGAGGCGCTGACGGCCTCCAGCCTGTGGCATGCGCGGCCGGCCCCCTCCGTCGCGGTTGGTGGTCTTGTGTGGAACGACCTTGACCGGGACGGAATCCAGGACGAGGGCGAGCCCGGCATCAAGGGAGTCGGTGTGGCCCTGACTGGCCCGCAGGGCGGACCTGTGACCGACGTGTTCGGGCACGAGGTCGCTGATGCCGTGACCGTCGACAACGGCACCTACGTCTTCGACAAGCTGCCTGCACTGTCTGCCGGTCAGACCTACACGGTGACCGTTGCGACGCCGCAGGGCATGGAGCCGACGATTGCCGGTGCGGGGGATGCGGACAAGGATTCCTCGACCGGTTCGGCCACCTCGCGTTCCCTGTCCGAGGACGGGGCTCGGGACATGTCGCTCGGCTTCGGCTTCGTGGCACCTGCTGCGCCTTCGCCGAGCCCTGCGCCCGCTCCGGCACCTGCGCCTTCGCCGAGCCCGGCGCCCTCGCCGAACCCCGCGCCCGCACCGAAGACCGACCAGCCCGCCCAGGGTCAGGTCCAGCCGGCACCGGAGCGGGCCCAGGGCCAGAAGGCGTCGAAGCTGCCTGTCACCGGGTCCGCCTCCGCCGTCGTCCTGGCGGCAGCCGTGATGGCCGCACTCGCCGGCGGCTTGGTGCTCCTCATGCGTCGCCGCATGCGCTGA
- a CDS encoding SdrD B-like domain-containing protein, which yields MRVSAPPQGAAPRTWTGASLRAVLVAVLAVAGLVAPAQVIPAQAAPNPAIKITNATLLTADESSVNPIYYQNGAVLTFNWDASAANPKVGDSFGVGFDPVFNALTTQTIEMKANTAGGEKKVGSCVVSKTGMVCTFDDGLQAAIDAGHGNQIKGAGKVKLSNVQTTNSTTVPLNLNGTITQVPLPGNKPIGPEPYYAWGFTKDLNTIKNVGEVDKNWQIQFSSNYMEGKMPGFTTDGTVSTLVLRDVLGEGQTLNIADGATVKLSTFTTGAQGVPARTLLLDGTGAKHAFANGWTLKTTQADGNHVDITITGTWPKDTNFFITVPITFDGGAKAGVKYQNSAFIGATDHKAYAEEWYTEAAEITVSMQPGFGTFKVGKFVQGDAAAHVAAESTFTLDVKFVLPKNYDQYNPHWTPPAGYTMDADGKTFRGKMKVILGKNTYFDPLITLPMNTVVNLAEDPAAQAQQPGVTWGTPKFNVTAFQIADRKVNAIQLTNTAERSAGAVRVGDYVWIDKDRNGLQDATDVPIANAKLTLSRSDKTTVNNADGTPRAQLTATTDAQGLYRFDALETLPAGVHYVVTIDPTSIPAGLEPTETKNGGTGPNDSSAQAGFAESVDLVNDGEEDLTLDFGYVELVPGIDIEKYDGAWDGVEFINGVPSLSGDGQPAKLPQNDRDTAADALLVGAQGATVKFTVTNTGKADLKKVSVTDSTTAGDALTNITCTVAGAQVAGDAIDAEWVFKSGTSFECTGTLPSITQAHADTAKVQATPVYGGQPVTDEDSWHASPNPKVSVGDYVWEDVNKDGLQDATDKPIAGVTLTLSRSDNAPVKNWDGTARTELTTTTDDSGKYAFKDLEALPQGIHYVVAVTTPQGFQPTTPDRAGGDRSVDSDAIAGKAESTDLTDDGANDPTLDFGFVKRVPGIDIEKYDGTWDGVAFDGVGRAALDGNGQPATLPVGDRDTAADALVLKEGAQATVTFTVTNTGNEDLKKVRVTDSTTQGAALVDVMCTVAGAQVAGDAIDPEWLFKPGTSFDCTGTLQAIGEAHADKASVQATPAAGGEPVTDEDEWHAKPFPKVAVGDYVWEDVNRDGLQDATDRPIEGVVLEISRTDSQPVNDPDGTARKELTATTDASGKYLFENLQVLPQGVHYVVTVKTGPKAMVPTIERDDDDRALDSDAKSGKAESTDLLVDGAKDLTLDFGYHIEKPGVDIEKFDGSWDGVGFVNGEAKLTNGQPADLPAGDRDTAETALVVKGDAEQPVTFTVTNTGLEDLTKVVVSDATTNGPALAGVVCTVNGTAYEADASGVVTIDPAWVFVPQASFSCTGTLPALGEVKLHSDTASVEAVTVASGMAVSDKDDWHAKPRPKVKVGNYVWFDQNKNGVQDDGEPGIEGVELTLTDEAGNPVTNVFDVPVAPVVTDGQGYYEFPNLPAGKKYVVTVTKAPSGYEPTKAGATDRDKDSSTGKEISVLLPGDGDEDMTLDFGFVKPEVPPTTPGTPKLPVTGAATGMTLVGAVVALAVGALAVGLRRRRA from the coding sequence ATGCGAGTCTCAGCGCCCCCACAAGGAGCTGCACCCCGTACGTGGACCGGAGCGTCATTGCGTGCCGTGCTGGTCGCCGTTCTCGCAGTGGCCGGGCTGGTCGCGCCGGCCCAGGTCATTCCCGCCCAAGCCGCACCGAATCCGGCGATCAAGATCACCAACGCCACCCTGCTGACCGCGGACGAGTCGAGCGTGAATCCGATCTATTACCAAAACGGTGCGGTCCTCACTTTCAACTGGGACGCTTCGGCTGCCAATCCCAAGGTCGGCGACTCCTTCGGCGTCGGATTCGACCCGGTGTTCAACGCCCTGACCACCCAGACCATCGAGATGAAGGCCAACACGGCCGGCGGTGAGAAAAAGGTCGGCTCATGTGTCGTGAGCAAGACCGGGATGGTGTGCACATTCGACGACGGTCTGCAGGCGGCCATTGACGCGGGACACGGAAACCAGATCAAGGGCGCTGGAAAGGTCAAGCTCTCCAACGTCCAGACGACCAACTCGACCACCGTTCCCCTGAACCTCAACGGCACCATCACCCAGGTCCCGCTGCCCGGCAACAAGCCGATCGGCCCCGAGCCCTACTACGCCTGGGGATTCACCAAGGACCTCAACACGATCAAGAACGTCGGCGAGGTCGACAAGAATTGGCAGATCCAGTTCTCCTCGAACTACATGGAAGGCAAGATGCCCGGTTTCACGACCGATGGCACCGTCTCCACCCTGGTGCTGCGGGACGTCCTCGGCGAAGGACAGACGCTGAACATTGCAGACGGCGCCACGGTCAAACTGTCGACCTTCACCACGGGCGCTCAGGGCGTTCCCGCCAGGACCCTGCTCCTGGACGGCACCGGCGCCAAGCACGCCTTCGCCAATGGCTGGACCCTGAAGACCACGCAGGCCGACGGCAATCATGTCGACATCACGATCACCGGCACGTGGCCCAAGGACACGAACTTCTTCATCACCGTTCCGATCACCTTCGACGGCGGCGCGAAGGCCGGTGTGAAGTACCAGAACTCGGCCTTCATCGGCGCGACCGACCACAAGGCCTACGCCGAGGAGTGGTACACCGAGGCCGCAGAGATCACCGTGTCCATGCAGCCGGGCTTCGGCACCTTCAAGGTCGGCAAGTTCGTCCAAGGTGATGCCGCCGCACATGTGGCCGCGGAGTCGACCTTCACCCTGGACGTGAAGTTCGTCCTGCCCAAGAACTACGACCAGTACAACCCGCACTGGACGCCCCCCGCCGGTTACACCATGGACGCCGACGGGAAGACCTTCCGCGGCAAGATGAAGGTCATCCTGGGCAAGAACACCTACTTCGACCCCCTCATCACCCTGCCCATGAACACCGTGGTGAACCTGGCGGAAGACCCTGCGGCGCAGGCTCAGCAACCCGGAGTCACCTGGGGAACGCCGAAGTTCAACGTCACCGCTTTCCAGATCGCTGACCGCAAGGTCAACGCGATCCAGCTGACGAACACCGCCGAGCGCTCCGCCGGCGCGGTCAGGGTCGGCGACTACGTGTGGATCGACAAGGACCGGAACGGCCTCCAGGACGCCACCGACGTCCCCATCGCCAACGCGAAGCTGACCCTCTCGCGCAGCGACAAGACCACCGTCAACAATGCCGACGGAACGCCACGCGCCCAACTGACGGCGACCACCGACGCCCAGGGCCTGTACCGCTTCGACGCCCTGGAGACCCTGCCCGCAGGCGTCCACTACGTGGTGACCATCGATCCGACCAGCATCCCCGCGGGCCTGGAGCCCACCGAGACGAAGAACGGTGGCACCGGTCCGAACGACTCCTCCGCCCAGGCGGGCTTCGCCGAGTCAGTCGACCTCGTCAATGACGGGGAAGAGGACCTGACCCTGGACTTCGGATACGTCGAACTGGTCCCCGGCATCGACATCGAGAAGTACGACGGCGCCTGGGACGGAGTGGAATTCATCAACGGTGTGCCATCCCTGTCCGGCGACGGACAGCCCGCCAAGTTGCCGCAGAACGACCGTGACACTGCGGCCGACGCGCTGCTGGTCGGCGCCCAGGGTGCGACCGTGAAGTTCACCGTCACCAACACCGGCAAGGCCGACCTCAAGAAGGTCTCCGTCACCGACTCCACCACCGCAGGTGATGCTCTGACCAACATCACGTGCACCGTCGCCGGTGCCCAGGTTGCCGGTGACGCCATCGACGCCGAATGGGTCTTCAAGTCGGGTACCTCCTTCGAGTGCACCGGCACACTGCCCTCGATCACGCAGGCTCACGCCGACACCGCCAAGGTCCAGGCAACCCCCGTGTACGGTGGCCAGCCCGTCACCGACGAGGACTCCTGGCACGCCTCCCCCAACCCGAAGGTGTCCGTGGGCGACTACGTGTGGGAAGACGTCAACAAGGACGGCCTGCAGGACGCGACCGACAAGCCCATCGCAGGTGTCACCCTGACGCTGTCGCGCAGCGACAACGCACCGGTGAAGAACTGGGACGGCACCGCCCGCACGGAGTTGACCACCACCACTGACGACTCCGGCAAGTACGCCTTCAAGGACCTTGAGGCCCTCCCGCAGGGCATCCACTACGTGGTCGCGGTCACCACTCCGCAGGGCTTCCAGCCGACCACGCCCGACCGCGCCGGTGGCGACCGCTCCGTCGACTCCGACGCGATCGCCGGGAAGGCCGAGTCCACGGACCTGACCGATGACGGCGCAAACGACCCGACGCTGGACTTCGGATTCGTCAAGCGAGTCCCGGGCATCGACATCGAGAAGTACGACGGCACCTGGGACGGCGTGGCATTCGACGGTGTGGGCCGGGCGGCCCTCGACGGCAACGGCCAACCGGCCACCCTGCCCGTCGGCGACCGCGACACCGCCGCGGATGCCCTGGTCCTCAAGGAAGGCGCGCAGGCAACCGTCACCTTCACCGTCACCAACACCGGCAACGAGGACCTGAAGAAGGTCCGCGTGACCGATTCGACCACCCAGGGCGCCGCCCTCGTCGATGTCATGTGCACCGTCGCCGGTGCGCAGGTGGCCGGTGATGCGATCGACCCCGAATGGCTGTTCAAGCCCGGCACGTCCTTCGACTGCACCGGAACCCTGCAGGCCATCGGCGAAGCGCACGCCGACAAGGCCTCTGTGCAGGCCACGCCTGCCGCCGGTGGCGAACCCGTCACCGACGAGGACGAATGGCATGCGAAGCCCTTCCCCAAGGTCGCCGTCGGCGACTACGTGTGGGAGGACGTCAACCGCGACGGACTGCAGGACGCCACCGACCGCCCGATTGAAGGGGTCGTCCTGGAGATCTCCCGCACCGACTCCCAGCCCGTGAACGACCCTGACGGCACCGCCCGCAAGGAGCTGACCGCCACCACGGACGCCAGCGGCAAGTACCTCTTCGAGAACCTGCAGGTCCTGCCCCAGGGAGTCCACTACGTGGTCACCGTCAAGACCGGCCCCAAGGCCATGGTTCCCACCATCGAGAGGGACGATGACGACCGCGCCCTCGATTCCGACGCGAAGTCCGGCAAGGCCGAGTCCACCGACCTGCTGGTCGACGGCGCGAAGGACCTCACCCTGGACTTCGGCTACCACATCGAGAAGCCGGGCGTGGACATCGAGAAGTTCGACGGCTCCTGGGACGGCGTGGGCTTCGTCAACGGCGAGGCCAAGCTGACCAACGGCCAGCCCGCCGACCTGCCCGCAGGTGACCGCGACACCGCTGAGACGGCGCTGGTCGTCAAGGGTGACGCGGAACAGCCCGTCACCTTCACGGTGACCAACACCGGCCTGGAGGACCTGACCAAGGTGGTCGTCTCCGACGCCACCACGAACGGGCCGGCCCTTGCCGGCGTGGTCTGCACGGTCAACGGGACCGCGTACGAGGCCGATGCCTCCGGCGTGGTGACGATTGATCCCGCGTGGGTCTTCGTTCCGCAGGCCTCCTTCTCCTGCACCGGCACCCTGCCGGCGCTGGGCGAGGTGAAGTTGCACTCGGACACGGCCTCCGTCGAGGCGGTCACCGTGGCCTCCGGCATGGCTGTCAGCGACAAGGACGACTGGCACGCCAAGCCGCGTCCCAAGGTCAAGGTGGGCAACTACGTGTGGTTCGACCAGAACAAGAACGGCGTCCAGGACGATGGTGAGCCCGGCATCGAGGGCGTCGAGTTGACGCTGACCGACGAGGCCGGAAACCCCGTCACGAACGTGTTCGACGTGCCCGTCGCGCCGGTCGTGACCGACGGCCAGGGCTACTACGAGTTCCCGAACCTGCCCGCGGGCAAGAAGTACGTCGTCACGGTCACCAAGGCCCCGAGCGGCTACGAGCCCACCAAGGCCGGCGCCACTGACCGCGACAAGGACTCCTCCACGGGCAAGGAGATCTCGGTTCTGCTGCCCGGCGACGGGGACGAGGACATGACGCTGGACTTCGGATTCGTCAAGCCCGAGGTGCCGCCGACCACGCCTGGAACTCCGAAGCTGCCCGTCACGGGTGCTGCCACCGGAATGACCCTTGTGGGTGCTGTCGTCGCCTTGGCAGTGGGTGCGCTGGCCGTGGGCCTGCGCCGCCGCCGAGCCTGA